A genomic segment from Corylus avellana chromosome ca5, CavTom2PMs-1.0 encodes:
- the LOC132182689 gene encoding uncharacterized protein LOC132182689 has translation MASNISFKTLALLALALALCVQGTLGGIACENLDQDTCAFAVASTGKRCVLEKHVKRSGEEAYTCRTSEIVADKFKDLVETDQCIKACGLDRKTLGISSDSLLESSFTQKLCSPQCYQSCPNIVDLYFNLAAGEGVFLPKLCEAQEENLRRGLSEIRSSGFVAPGPVQPAKLTVAPIVAPALAPF, from the exons ATGGCCTCTAATATTAGCTTCAAGACCCTCGCACTCCTCGCTCTCGCCCTTGCTCTCTGTGTCCAAGGCACTCTAG GAGGGATAGCATGTGAGAATCTAGACCAAGACACGTGCGCCTTTGCAGTGGCGTCCACCGGGAAGCGCTGCGTGCTTGAGAAGCACGTGAAAAGGAGCGGAGAGGAAGCGTACACATGCCGGACATCGGAGATTGTGGCCGACAAATTCAAGGACTTGGTGGAGACTGACCAGTGCATCAAAGCATGTGGGCTTGATCGGAAAACACTCGGAATCTCATCGGACTCTCTCCTCGAGTCTAGCTTCACCCAAAAGCTCTGCTCTCCTCAGTGCTACCAGAGCTGCCCCAACATTGTTGACCTTTACTTCAACCTTGCTGCTGGCGAAG gtGTATTTCTTCCAAAATTATGTGAAGCACAAGAAGAAAATCTGCGGAGAGGGCTGTCGGAGATCCGCAGCTCCGGCTTTGTTGCACCAGGTCCCGTGCAGCCGGCAAAGTTAACGGTTGCACCAATAGTTGCCCCGGCGCTAGCACCATTCTAG